TAGCCGTGATCTACAAAGCTCTGGCCCCTGAAGGGACTACCGAGTATGCCATGTTCATCGTTTCCACAACAGCCTCCCTGTTGGGATCAGTACTGGGGACACTTCTCACCGGCCCGACGGACGATGCCACCCTGTTCCGGTTCTACAAGGTCACGCGGCCTTTTGGCTTTTGGAGGCGGTTTAAGGCCCAACTCCGCGTGGACAATCAGGGGGCTGTAGACGCAGAGAATCGCCGGGATATCCTCTCCGTTATAATGGCTGTGCCTTGGCAGATCGTCTTCTTCCTGTTTATGATGAGCCTGGTCTTCAAGACCTGGGGGAATGTAGCGGCGCTGGGCAGCCTGTTCGTGGCCCTCAGTGCGGGACTCTACTTTACCTGGTATCGTCACCTGTCAACTGAAGTGAAAGTTGAGGAATAATGTGAAGAGTCAGCCAGATATAACAGCGCGGAAATCCCCCCCGGCTTTCATCGCTGCTGTCCTTCTGACACTGGCAATCCTTATTACAAAAGGATCGGGGCAGGCGGTCACCTGGGAGCCGGCCCTACCCTGGCAGGGCGGCACGGTGA
The sequence above is drawn from the Candidatus Neomarinimicrobiota bacterium genome and encodes:
- a CDS encoding sodium:solute symporter; its protein translation is AVIYKALAPEGTTEYAMFIVSTTASLLGSVLGTLLTGPTDDATLFRFYKVTRPFGFWRRFKAQLRVDNQGAVDAENRRDILSVIMAVPWQIVFFLFMMSLVFKTWGNVAALGSLFVALSAGLYFTWYRHLSTEVKVEE